One window of the Diospyros lotus cultivar Yz01 chromosome 12, ASM1463336v1, whole genome shotgun sequence genome contains the following:
- the LOC127786984 gene encoding RGG repeats nuclear RNA binding protein A-like, producing the protein MATANPFDLLGDFDNDDPSQLIAAQQPKMEQKKALAPTQSPAQQPAARLPSKPLPPSQAVREAKTEAGRGGGRGGGRGYGRGRGRGSGFNRDSANNENSFGNSGFPGGQGATEETDIGKPYERRGGYGGPRGSFRGGRRGGFSDGEAAEGERPRRPFERRSGTGWGNEIKREGSGRGNWGTPADELAQVTEEVINEVEKNQDAEKPSGDDAMDSSKENPVNEAEEKEPEDKEMTLEEYEKVLEEKRKALLALRTEERKVDFDKEFASMQQLSNKKVNDDIFIKLGSDKDKRKEYAEKEEKTKKSVSINEFLKPAEGERYYTGRGRGRGRGPRGGYTGGGPMNNISAPKIEDPGQFPTLGAK; encoded by the exons ATGGCGACTGCGAACCCTTTCGATTTGCTGGGGGATTTCGACAACGACGATCCCTCGCAGCTGATCGCTGCTCAGCAGCCGAAAATGGAGCAGAAGAAGGCACTAGCTCCGACCCAGTCCCCGGCTCAGCAGCCGGCGGCGAGGTTGCCTTCTAAGCCGCTTCCTCCCTCTCAGGCCG TGAGGGAGGCAAAGACTGAAGCAGGACGTGGAGGAGGCCGTGGTGGTGGACGTGGCTATGGGCGCGGACGTGGTCGTGGCAGTGGTTTTAATAGAGACTCGGCCAACAATGAGAATTCATTCGGCAATAGTGGATTTCCTGGTGGACAAGGTGCCACTGAAGAGACTGATATTGGGAAGCCCTATGAAAGGCGTGGCGGCTATGGTGGACCACGTGGTTCTTTCCGTGGTGGTCGTCGTGGTGGCTTTAGCGATGGAGAAGCAGCAGAAGGGGAACGACCTCGGAGGCCTTTTGAACGTCGCAGTGGAACTGGATGGGG AAATGAGATTAAACGGGAAGGATCTGGTCGAGGAAACTGGGGAACTCCTGCTGATGAACTTGCTCA AGTGACTGAGGAAGTTATCAATGAAGTCGAGAAAAATCAGGATGCTGAGAAGCCCTCAGGAGACGACGCAATGGATAGCAGCAAGGAGAATCCTGTAAATGAGGCGGAAGAGAAGGAACCTGAGGATAAG gAGATGACACTAGAAGAGTATGAGAAGGTGCtggaagagaagaggaaggCATTGCTGGCACTTAGAACTGAGGAGAGGAAGGTGGATTTTGACAAAGAGTTTGCTTCCATGCAACAACTCTCAAACAAGAAAGTCAATGATGATATCTTCATTAAATTG GGTTCTGATAAGGATAAGCGGAAAGAGTATGctgagaaggaagagaaaaccAAAAAG TCTGTCAGCATCAATGAATTCTTAAAGCCTGCTGAAGGAGAAAGGTACTATACGGGGCGTGGTCGGGGCCGTGGGCGTGGTCCCCGGGGAGGTTACACAGGAGGGGGCCCAATGAACAATATCTCAGCCCCAAAAATTGAAGACCCTGGGCAGTTCCCAACCTTAGGTGCCAAGTGA
- the LOC127787433 gene encoding ras-related protein RABD2a-like, whose protein sequence is MTPEYDYLFKLLLIGDSGVGKSCLLLRFADDSYLESYISTIGVDFKIRTVDQDGKSIKLQIWDTAGQERFRTITSSYYRGAHGIIVVYDVTDQESFNNVKQWLNEIDRFASDNVNKLLVGNKNDLTANKVVSYETAKAFADEIGIPFIETSAKDATNVEQAFMAMAAAIKNRMASQPGMNNAKPPTVNIRGQPVTQSSGCCSS, encoded by the exons ATGACTCCGGAATA TGACTATCTGTTCAAGCTTTTGCTCATTGGAGATTCTGGTGTTGGCAAATCATGTCTCCTTCTAAGATTTGCC GATGACTCATATTTGGAGAGTTACATAAGCACCATTGGAGTTGATTTT AAAATACGCACTGTGGATCAAGATGGCAAAAGTATCAAACTTCAAATT TGGGACACTGCAGGGCAAGAACGTTTTAGGACAATCACTAGCAGCTATTACCGTGGAGCACACGGTATCATT GTGGTTTATGATGTCACAGATCAAGAAAGCTTCAATAATGTCAAACAGTGGCTCAATGAGATTGATCGATTTGCAAGTGACAATGTCAACAAACTTCTTGTTGGAAACAAGAATGATCTCACTGCAAATAAAGTTGTCTCTTATGAAACAGCCAAG GCATTTGCTGATGAAATAGGCATTCCATTCATCGAGACCAGTGCAAAAGACGCAACTAATGTGGAGCAGGCTTTCATGGCTATGGCTGCTGCAATAAAAAACAG GATGGCAAGCCAACCGGGCATGAACAATGCCAAGCCCCCAACCGTTAATATCCGAGGACAGCCTGTCACGCAGAGCAGCGGTTGCTGCTCTTCTTAA